A window from Candidatus Polarisedimenticolaceae bacterium encodes these proteins:
- a CDS encoding response regulator transcription factor, with protein MAGEKILVAEDDPLTLRFVASLLREKGYEVLEANDGERLHELALHASPDLILTDLVMPYRDGFEVLRDLRARPELDRVPILVMSMKDREEDIVYGLEHGADDYVVKPFNARELVARVRKQLEARSR; from the coding sequence ATGGCCGGCGAGAAGATCCTCGTGGCGGAAGACGATCCGCTCACGCTGCGGTTCGTGGCGAGCCTGCTGCGCGAGAAAGGGTACGAGGTCCTCGAGGCGAACGACGGCGAGCGGCTGCACGAGCTCGCCCTCCACGCGAGCCCCGACCTCATCCTCACCGATCTCGTGATGCCCTACCGCGACGGCTTCGAGGTGCTGCGCGACCTGCGCGCGCGTCCGGAGCTCGACCGCGTGCCGATCCTCGTGATGTCGATGAAGGACCGCGAGGAGGACATCGTCTACGGCCTCGAGCACGGGGCCGACGACTACGTGGTGAAGCCGTTCAACGCCCGCGAGCTGGTCGCCCGCGTCCGCAAGCAGCTGGAGGCGCGCAGCCGGTGA
- a CDS encoding HEAT repeat domain-containing protein: MTLVLVLWAIAAVASLVTGFTLLIVVNKIQRELREAWRRARRRELEPAVLAYAHGKDAALLPALGGRLRLRDRRVVAETLIDFIQRVRGIERDRLGEALDHLGYVDRWLAGLSSRRWWKRADCAEKLGLAVARRAAPELPRLLRDDVAEVRLRAAKALGAVGGHAAVSPLVHALADASRWSTIRVADILASMGPTVTAELAHAFPGLPVAAKLAALDVVGRIKSPDSVPWLVQRLRDPERDVRARAAHAIGEIGDPAAGRSLAALLRDPEWPVRAMAAKAIGRLRHADAASALCDSLRDREWWVRANAGDALRRLGDRGVEALERMLDDADVFARHQAVIQLQESGRLDAIVEGLADADAARRDAAAVYVGKFVRAGQIGRLRELALHHADARVRAALKAMLPAGALEPGRVA, translated from the coding sequence GTGACGCTCGTCCTCGTCCTCTGGGCGATCGCGGCGGTGGCGTCCCTCGTCACCGGGTTCACGCTGCTCATCGTCGTCAACAAGATCCAGCGGGAGCTGCGCGAGGCGTGGAGGCGGGCGCGGCGGCGGGAGCTCGAGCCCGCGGTTCTGGCCTACGCGCACGGCAAGGACGCGGCGCTGCTGCCGGCGCTGGGCGGGCGCCTGCGCCTGCGCGACCGGCGCGTCGTCGCCGAGACGCTGATCGACTTCATCCAGCGGGTGCGCGGCATCGAGCGGGACCGGCTCGGCGAGGCCCTCGACCACCTCGGGTACGTCGACCGCTGGCTCGCGGGACTTTCGAGCCGACGCTGGTGGAAACGTGCCGACTGCGCCGAGAAGCTCGGCCTCGCGGTCGCGAGGCGGGCGGCCCCGGAGCTCCCGCGCCTGCTGCGCGACGACGTGGCGGAAGTGCGGCTTCGCGCCGCGAAGGCGCTCGGGGCGGTGGGAGGACACGCCGCGGTCTCGCCGCTCGTGCACGCCCTCGCCGACGCGAGCCGCTGGTCGACCATCCGCGTCGCGGACATTCTCGCGTCGATGGGGCCGACCGTCACGGCGGAGCTCGCGCACGCGTTCCCGGGGCTCCCCGTGGCGGCGAAGCTCGCGGCCCTCGACGTCGTGGGCCGGATCAAGTCGCCGGATTCGGTCCCGTGGCTCGTGCAGCGGCTGCGCGACCCCGAGCGCGACGTGCGCGCCCGCGCGGCGCACGCGATCGGGGAGATCGGCGATCCCGCCGCGGGGAGAAGCCTCGCGGCGCTCCTGCGCGATCCCGAGTGGCCGGTCCGGGCGATGGCGGCGAAGGCGATCGGACGGCTTCGTCACGCGGACGCGGCGTCGGCGCTGTGCGACTCCCTGCGGGACCGCGAGTGGTGGGTCCGGGCGAACGCCGGCGACGCGCTGCGCAGGCTCGGGGACCGCGGGGTGGAGGCGCTCGAGCGCATGCTCGACGACGCCGACGTCTTCGCGCGGCACCAGGCGGTGATCCAGCTCCAGGAATCCGGAAGGCTGGACGCGATCGTGGAGGGCCTCGCCGACGCCGATGCCGCCCGGCGGGACGCCGCGGCGGTTTACGTCGGCAAGTTCGTTCGCGCGGGCCAGATCGGGCGTCTGCGCGAGCTGGCGCTCCACCACGCCGACGCGAGGGTGCGGGCGGCGCTGAAGGCGATGCTCCCCGCGGGTGCGCTCGAGCCGGGGAGGGTGGCGTGA